One window of the Pseudofrankia sp. DC12 genome contains the following:
- a CDS encoding ATP-binding protein, producing MVAVSQLRIELFPRHAEALVSAALADTRVVVVTGARQVGKSTLARLAVEAHGEARTYYLDDDAVRAAALADPVGFVNADGLLMIDEIQRAPDLLLAIKSKVDRDPRPGRYLLTGSARLWGMKGIPDILPGRSETVELWPLAQGEIDGGPDAFVDAVFSQDEPWLAHGTLDRNDYVERALRGGYPEAVRREDLRRRARFFESYISDLIERDIRQISEIERTVELRQLVQALAATAGGLLVPNRLGNDLAVPATTVRRHLAALELSYVVQRIPAWSSNLTTRAVATPKIIFVDSGLAGHLTGMSPRRASHPTANVGPLIENFVLGELARQLTWAQEPVSLFHYRDRDRNEVDAVLERASGEIVGVEVKAAETVRTDDFRGLRRLADQIGGRFHAGYVLYAGPEVLRFGPRLRAVPISALWTARPDL from the coding sequence GTGGTGGCGGTGTCGCAGCTGAGAATTGAGCTCTTCCCGAGGCACGCGGAGGCGTTGGTGTCCGCCGCGCTGGCGGATACGCGGGTCGTCGTCGTGACCGGTGCGCGCCAGGTCGGAAAGAGCACGCTCGCGCGCCTCGCCGTCGAGGCGCACGGCGAGGCGAGAACCTACTACCTGGACGATGACGCGGTGCGGGCCGCGGCCCTGGCGGACCCTGTTGGCTTCGTCAACGCGGACGGGCTGCTGATGATCGATGAGATCCAGCGAGCCCCGGATCTTCTGCTCGCGATCAAGTCGAAGGTGGACCGCGACCCCCGTCCCGGGCGCTACCTGCTCACCGGCTCCGCGCGCCTGTGGGGAATGAAGGGCATTCCGGATATCCTGCCGGGCCGGTCGGAGACCGTGGAGCTATGGCCGCTTGCCCAGGGCGAGATCGACGGCGGCCCCGACGCGTTCGTCGATGCCGTCTTCTCGCAGGACGAGCCATGGCTTGCCCACGGCACCCTTGATCGGAACGACTACGTCGAGCGGGCGCTGCGCGGCGGTTACCCCGAGGCCGTGCGCCGCGAGGACCTGCGCCGGCGGGCCCGGTTCTTCGAGTCGTACATCTCGGACCTCATCGAACGCGATATTCGCCAGATTTCCGAGATCGAACGAACGGTGGAACTGCGCCAGCTTGTTCAGGCGCTGGCGGCGACGGCGGGTGGTCTTCTGGTTCCGAACCGGCTAGGCAATGACCTCGCGGTGCCGGCCACCACCGTCCGCAGGCACCTTGCCGCGCTGGAACTCTCCTACGTCGTCCAGCGAATTCCGGCCTGGTCGAGCAATCTGACCACGCGCGCCGTCGCGACACCGAAGATCATATTTGTCGACTCCGGCCTCGCGGGGCACCTGACCGGTATGTCGCCGCGCCGGGCGTCCCACCCGACGGCGAACGTCGGCCCGCTGATCGAGAACTTCGTCCTGGGCGAGCTGGCCCGGCAGCTGACCTGGGCCCAGGAGCCGGTCTCGCTCTTCCACTACCGGGACCGGGACCGCAACGAGGTCGACGCGGTGCTCGAGCGGGCGTCCGGGGAGATCGTCGGGGTCGAGGTGAAGGCAGCCGAGACGGTACGCACGGACGACTTCCGCGGACTGCGCCGGCTGGCCGACCAGATCGGCGGCCGCTTTCACGCCGGATACGTCCTCTACGCCGGTCCGGAGGTCCTGCGCTTCGGCCCGCGCCTGCGGGCCGTCCCGATCTCGGCGCTCTGGACAGCGCGGCCAGACCTCTGA
- the hflX gene encoding GTPase HflX, with translation MSLPAESTPNSPVRRPAATRGDRNPSDAVARVLATDHALADARDTGEITFTGLGFYDDAGDELAVEERDALRRMQGLATELTDVTEVEYRQLRLERVVLIGVWTAGTIVDAETSMAELAQLAETAGSVVLDALVQRRDKPDTATYVGSGKAKELADVVRTVGADTVICDGELTPGQLRQLEEVVKVKVIDRTALILDIFAQHATSKEGKAQVELAQLQYMLPRLRGWGESMSRQAASGGRAPIGTRGPGETKIETDRRRLRARIAKLRRELREMETVRETKRSSRRRGAVPSVAIAGYTNAGKSSLLNRLTGAGVLVEDSLFATLDPTVRRATLPDGRAFTLTDTVGFVRHLPHQIVEAFRSTLEEVADADLILHVVDGSHLDPVGQISAVREVLNDIDAGDVPELVVVNKTDIADKTTVAAIKRIAPDAVCVSARTGAGIAELVEALAGRVPHPQVEVDVVVPYNRGDLVARIHKSGEVLHQEHTAAGTELRARVSAALAADLDAYSQPARV, from the coding sequence ATGAGTCTTCCAGCTGAATCCACTCCCAACAGCCCGGTCCGCCGGCCCGCTGCCACGCGAGGCGACCGGAATCCTTCTGACGCGGTGGCCCGGGTACTGGCCACCGACCACGCTCTGGCGGACGCCAGGGACACCGGCGAGATCACCTTCACGGGTCTTGGCTTCTACGACGACGCGGGCGACGAGCTGGCGGTCGAGGAGCGCGACGCGCTGCGCCGCATGCAGGGGCTGGCCACCGAGCTCACCGATGTCACCGAGGTCGAGTACCGCCAGCTGCGGCTGGAGCGGGTCGTCCTGATCGGGGTCTGGACGGCGGGGACGATCGTCGACGCAGAGACGTCGATGGCCGAGCTCGCCCAGCTCGCCGAGACCGCGGGCTCCGTCGTGCTCGACGCGCTCGTGCAGCGCCGGGACAAGCCGGACACGGCGACCTACGTCGGCTCCGGCAAGGCCAAGGAGCTGGCCGACGTCGTCCGCACGGTCGGCGCCGACACGGTGATCTGCGACGGCGAACTCACTCCTGGCCAGCTGCGCCAGCTGGAGGAGGTCGTCAAGGTCAAGGTCATCGACCGGACCGCGCTGATCCTGGACATCTTCGCCCAGCACGCCACGTCCAAGGAGGGCAAGGCGCAGGTCGAGCTCGCGCAGCTGCAGTACATGCTGCCGCGGCTGCGCGGCTGGGGTGAGTCGATGTCCCGGCAGGCGGCCTCTGGTGGGCGCGCGCCCATCGGTACCCGCGGGCCCGGCGAGACGAAGATCGAGACCGACCGCCGCCGGCTGCGTGCCCGGATCGCCAAGCTGCGCCGGGAACTGCGCGAGATGGAGACCGTCCGCGAGACCAAGCGGTCGTCGCGGCGGCGCGGTGCAGTGCCGTCGGTCGCGATCGCCGGCTACACCAACGCGGGCAAGTCGTCGCTGCTCAACCGGCTGACCGGCGCGGGGGTGCTGGTCGAGGACTCCCTGTTCGCGACCCTGGACCCGACGGTGCGCCGCGCGACCCTGCCCGACGGGCGGGCGTTCACGCTGACCGACACGGTCGGCTTCGTCCGTCACCTGCCACACCAGATCGTGGAGGCGTTCCGCTCCACGCTGGAGGAGGTCGCCGACGCGGACCTGATCCTGCACGTGGTCGACGGCTCGCACCTCGACCCGGTCGGGCAGATCTCGGCGGTGCGCGAGGTCCTGAACGACATCGACGCGGGTGACGTGCCCGAGCTGGTCGTCGTCAACAAGACGGACATCGCCGACAAGACGACCGTCGCGGCCATCAAGCGGATCGCGCCGGACGCGGTGTGTGTCTCAGCCCGGACGGGAGCGGGGATCGCCGAGCTGGTCGAGGCCCTCGCGGGCCGCGTCCCGCACCCGCAGGTAGAGGTCGACGTCGTCGTCCCGTACAACCGGGGTGACCTGGTCGCCCGGATCCACAAGTCCGGCGAGGTCCTGCACCAGGAGCACACCGCTGCCGGCACGGAGCTGCGCGCCCGGGTCTCGGCCGCCCTCGCGGCCGACCTCGACGCCTACAGCCAGCCGGCGCGGGTCTGA
- the dapF gene encoding diaminopimelate epimerase, with translation MRFVKGQGTGNDFVIVPDPDGELELTPELVRALCDRRFGVGADGVLRVVLTAAEPAAAQPRASRPTAEPAGALGSARWFMDYRNADGSSAEMCGNGLRVFGRYLVDAGYERSGLIPVATRAGVRLADVPSQGDVTVEMGPPTIGPLNAETVSIGGRTFPATSVSMGNPHAVCFADDLAETALNALDLTRPPQFAAEAFPGGANVEIVMGAPDAVRMRVYERGVGETLSCGTGACAVAVAAATRAGRGPGTVVPVDVPGGRVEVLWDSDQVRLRGPAVLVSEGLLRTDWLAAARARTQEPALAGGRT, from the coding sequence GTGCGGTTTGTCAAGGGGCAGGGGACCGGAAACGACTTCGTGATCGTGCCGGATCCGGATGGTGAGCTGGAGCTGACGCCGGAGCTGGTGCGGGCGTTGTGCGACCGCCGGTTCGGCGTCGGGGCCGACGGCGTGCTGCGGGTGGTGCTCACCGCGGCCGAGCCCGCGGCCGCCCAGCCGCGAGCCAGCCGGCCCACCGCCGAACCGGCGGGAGCCCTCGGCTCCGCCCGCTGGTTCATGGACTACCGCAACGCCGACGGGTCTAGCGCCGAGATGTGCGGCAACGGCCTGCGCGTCTTCGGCCGCTACCTCGTCGACGCCGGCTACGAGCGGTCCGGGCTGATTCCGGTGGCGACCCGCGCGGGAGTGCGGCTGGCTGACGTCCCCAGCCAGGGCGACGTGACGGTCGAGATGGGGCCCCCGACGATCGGCCCTCTCAACGCGGAGACCGTGTCCATCGGCGGGCGGACCTTCCCGGCCACCAGCGTCTCGATGGGCAACCCGCACGCCGTCTGCTTCGCCGACGACCTGGCCGAGACGGCCCTGAACGCGCTTGATCTGACCCGGCCGCCCCAGTTCGCGGCGGAGGCCTTCCCCGGCGGCGCCAACGTCGAGATCGTCATGGGCGCCCCCGACGCTGTCCGGATGCGGGTCTACGAGCGCGGTGTCGGCGAGACCCTGTCCTGCGGCACCGGGGCCTGCGCGGTGGCGGTCGCCGCCGCGACCAGGGCCGGCCGGGGCCCCGGGACCGTGGTCCCGGTCGACGTCCCCGGCGGCCGGGTCGAGGTGCTGTGGGACAGCGACCAGGTCCGGCTGCGCGGGCCGGCCGTCCTCGTCAGCGAGGGCCTGCTGCGTACCGACTGGCTTGCCGCCGCGCGGGCACGGACCCAGGAGCCGGCGCTGGCCGGAGGCCGCACCTGA
- the map gene encoding type I methionyl aminopeptidase → MVELKSAAAIGAMRAAGQVVAQALAAVREAARVGTSLLELDEVAATVIARAGAASTFKDYQPRFAPTPFPAVTCVSVNDVIVHGIPDGYRLRDGDLVSVDCGAELAGWTGDAATSFVVGTARPADLRLIAAAEEALAAGIAAARPGGRLGDISHAVGAVCRRERFGIPDGFGGHGIGRLMHEDPHVPNDGPPGRGFPLRAGLVLAIEPMLLAGGRDRYQTAADGWALRTTDGSRAAHVEHTVAVTADGPRILTLL, encoded by the coding sequence ATGGTCGAGCTGAAGTCGGCGGCGGCGATCGGGGCGATGCGGGCGGCCGGGCAGGTCGTCGCCCAGGCCCTGGCGGCGGTGCGCGAGGCCGCGCGGGTCGGCACCAGCCTGCTGGAACTGGACGAGGTCGCCGCCACGGTGATCGCGCGCGCCGGCGCGGCCTCGACGTTCAAGGACTACCAGCCGCGCTTCGCGCCGACGCCGTTCCCGGCGGTGACCTGCGTGTCGGTCAACGACGTGATCGTGCACGGCATCCCCGACGGCTACCGGCTGCGCGACGGCGACCTGGTCAGCGTCGACTGCGGCGCCGAGCTGGCTGGCTGGACGGGCGACGCCGCGACCAGCTTCGTCGTGGGCACCGCCCGGCCGGCGGACCTGCGGCTGATCGCGGCGGCCGAGGAGGCTCTCGCCGCCGGGATCGCCGCGGCCCGCCCGGGCGGCCGGCTCGGCGACATCTCGCACGCGGTCGGCGCGGTCTGTCGCCGGGAGCGGTTCGGCATTCCCGACGGGTTCGGCGGGCACGGCATCGGCCGGCTGATGCACGAGGACCCGCACGTCCCCAACGACGGGCCGCCTGGGCGTGGCTTCCCGCTGCGTGCCGGCCTCGTGCTGGCGATCGAGCCGATGCTGCTCGCCGGGGGCCGCGACCGCTACCAGACCGCCGCCGACGGCTGGGCACTGCGCACCACCGACGGGAGCCGTGCCGCCCACGTCGAGCACACCGTGGCCGTCACCGCGGACGGCCCACGCATCCTCACCCTGCTGTAA
- a CDS encoding EAL domain-containing protein, producing MTQLDLALIHALYAAFDDGTLRFTFEPEVDLRTGSVPGMTARLQWAHADRGLLDAADVRVIAQFAGLADQLDQWALRAAVTECRTWHRMATGSAVRPPRLWLHIGSRQLAQPRFADEIVTMVRDRGALPPGAVGLAFTEDVLGRADPSLPRTLDRLRDSGVAVAVRAFGRWIGSPATLDLLPLDLVRLDDRFLRATLRDLEGESVFAAMVALARRRRTAVLADGVDTARFAARLISLGCDRATGPVFCPPLGVDEARLLALGRGRPDEPRTTRRAGAPDEATFDMAPTA from the coding sequence GTGACCCAGCTCGACCTTGCGCTCATTCATGCTCTCTACGCCGCCTTCGACGACGGCACGCTGCGGTTCACCTTCGAGCCCGAGGTGGACCTGCGGACCGGCTCCGTTCCGGGGATGACCGCCCGCCTGCAGTGGGCCCACGCAGACAGAGGCCTGCTCGACGCCGCCGACGTACGGGTCATCGCCCAGTTCGCCGGGCTCGCCGACCAGCTCGACCAGTGGGCGCTGCGCGCCGCCGTCACCGAGTGCCGGACCTGGCATCGGATGGCCACCGGCAGCGCCGTCCGGCCGCCCCGGCTGTGGCTGCACATCGGCTCCCGCCAGCTCGCGCAGCCGCGGTTCGCGGACGAGATCGTCACGATGGTCCGCGACCGCGGCGCGTTGCCACCCGGGGCCGTCGGCCTCGCGTTCACCGAGGATGTGCTGGGACGGGCCGACCCGTCCCTGCCTCGCACCCTCGACCGGCTGCGCGACAGCGGCGTGGCCGTCGCCGTGCGCGCGTTCGGCCGCTGGATCGGCTCGCCGGCCACCCTGGACCTGCTGCCCCTCGACCTCGTCCGGCTCGACGACCGTTTCCTGCGGGCCACGCTGCGCGATCTGGAGGGCGAGTCGGTCTTCGCCGCGATGGTGGCCCTGGCCCGACGCCGCCGGACGGCGGTCCTCGCCGACGGCGTCGACACCGCCCGCTTCGCCGCCCGCCTCATCAGCCTCGGCTGTGACCGGGCCACCGGCCCGGTGTTCTGCCCACCCCTCGGCGTGGACGAGGCCCGGCTGCTGGCGCTCGGCCGCGGCCGTCCCGACGAGCCCCGCACCACACGCCGGGCCGGCGCCCCCGACGAGGCCACCTTCGACATGGCGCCCACCGCCTGA
- the miaA gene encoding tRNA (adenosine(37)-N6)-dimethylallyltransferase MiaA has product MRDDVDGQRQPGGRVVAIVGPTAAGKSDLALDFVASLDAGTAEIINADSMQLYRGMDIGTAKVPPDERRGIPHHLLDIWDVTRTADVASYQRDAREIVDRLLAEGRLPVLVGGSGLYIRAVLDELEFPGTDPVIRAGLEARLAEIGPEALHAELAAAAPAAATAILPSNGRRIVRALEVVALTGGFVARLPEHRSHYDVVVVGVDRADLDDRITARVDRMWAAGLVEEVRELDKAGLSTGRTASRALGYAQVLGWLQGEFASQDDARAATVTATRRFARRQRSWFRRDPRISWLDQPDAGTVRRLVGSL; this is encoded by the coding sequence GTGCGCGACGACGTTGACGGGCAGCGGCAACCTGGTGGCCGCGTGGTCGCGATCGTCGGGCCCACCGCTGCCGGCAAGAGTGACCTGGCTCTGGACTTCGTCGCGTCGCTGGACGCCGGCACAGCCGAGATCATCAATGCCGACTCGATGCAGCTCTACCGGGGCATGGATATCGGCACCGCCAAGGTCCCACCGGACGAGCGCCGCGGAATACCGCATCATCTTCTTGACATCTGGGACGTCACGAGGACCGCCGACGTCGCCAGCTACCAGCGAGACGCGCGCGAGATCGTCGACCGTCTCCTGGCCGAGGGCCGGCTCCCGGTGCTCGTCGGTGGTTCCGGGCTCTACATCCGGGCCGTGCTCGACGAGCTGGAGTTTCCCGGCACGGACCCGGTGATCCGCGCGGGGCTGGAGGCCCGGCTGGCCGAGATCGGCCCGGAGGCGCTGCACGCCGAGCTGGCGGCGGCGGCCCCGGCCGCCGCGACGGCGATCCTGCCCTCGAACGGCCGGCGGATCGTGCGGGCGCTGGAGGTCGTGGCGCTGACCGGGGGGTTTGTCGCGCGGCTGCCCGAGCACCGCTCGCACTACGACGTCGTCGTAGTCGGTGTCGACCGGGCCGACCTGGACGACCGGATCACGGCCCGGGTCGACCGGATGTGGGCCGCCGGCCTCGTCGAGGAGGTCCGCGAGCTGGACAAGGCCGGCCTGTCGACGGGACGGACCGCGTCGCGCGCGCTGGGCTACGCGCAGGTGCTCGGCTGGCTACAGGGCGAGTTCGCGTCGCAGGACGACGCCCGCGCCGCGACCGTGACGGCGACGCGGCGGTTCGCGCGTCGGCAAAGGTCGTGGTTCCGACGTGATCCACGGATAAGCTGGCTCGACCAGCCCGATGCCGGCACCGTCCGCCGTCTGGTGGGTTCGTTGTGA
- a CDS encoding alpha/beta hydrolase: MTVGGLAALVAGPADGAAVLMLPGFTGSKEDFVPILPLLATAGLRAVAVDLRGQHESKGDPDGPDSQFSLDGLASDVALVAKELGGQVHLVGHSFGGLVARATLLERPALLASVTFFGSGPAAIGGPRGLALRALYALYAQGGLKAVWDGTRAIDPAVRSAEEVEFLRRRFFGSSERGMLVMAQTLLDETDRVAEAAAVAAAHGIPLLVTHGVDDDAWLPTQQADMAVRLGARHAAIPAAMHSPAVQNPTGTADVLVAFIRAAETEAAA, encoded by the coding sequence GTGACCGTGGGCGGTCTCGCCGCCCTCGTGGCCGGACCGGCCGACGGCGCGGCCGTACTGATGCTGCCCGGCTTCACCGGCAGCAAGGAGGACTTCGTCCCCATCCTGCCCCTGCTGGCGACGGCCGGGCTGCGCGCGGTCGCGGTCGACCTACGCGGACAGCACGAGTCGAAGGGCGACCCTGACGGGCCCGACAGCCAGTTCTCGCTGGATGGCCTTGCGTCCGACGTGGCCTTGGTGGCCAAGGAGCTTGGCGGCCAGGTCCATCTCGTCGGCCACTCGTTTGGTGGCCTCGTCGCGCGGGCCACGCTGCTGGAGCGTCCCGCGCTGTTGGCGTCGGTGACCTTCTTCGGCTCCGGGCCCGCGGCGATCGGCGGGCCGCGTGGTCTGGCCCTGCGGGCGCTGTACGCGCTCTACGCCCAGGGCGGCCTCAAGGCGGTCTGGGACGGCACCCGCGCGATCGACCCGGCGGTCCGTTCCGCCGAGGAGGTCGAGTTCCTGCGGCGCCGGTTCTTCGGCAGCTCCGAGCGGGGCATGCTCGTGATGGCACAGACGCTGCTCGACGAGACGGACCGGGTCGCCGAGGCGGCGGCCGTCGCCGCGGCGCACGGCATCCCGCTCCTGGTCACCCACGGGGTCGACGACGACGCGTGGCTGCCGACGCAGCAGGCGGACATGGCCGTGCGGCTGGGGGCCCGCCACGCCGCCATCCCCGCCGCGATGCACTCGCCCGCCGTGCAGAACCCGACCGGCACCGCCGATGTGCTGGTCGCCTTCATCCGCGCGGCCGAAACCGAGGCAGCGGCCTGA
- a CDS encoding class III extradiol dioxygenase subunit B-like domain-containing protein has product MPLVVAAVCPHPPLLVPRVGAGEPVAARLPALAAIDRLRAANPDVLVVVGDDPDALATGFNVYPPAAVGDFRGFGVNYQVPLGPVPAAGVPGAAGGLNSVGEGDSAEAPRLPLSLAVGAWLLAETGWEIARWGLGVSAKTEATQAASRGAELVAGPELVALLVMGDGSARRTVKAPGSLDERAEPCDAVVERALATVDLDALLALEPGLAADLLVAGRAPWQVLAGAAAVPGTPTWSADVLYADAPYGVGYFVCLWEPGGSA; this is encoded by the coding sequence GTGCCGCTCGTAGTCGCGGCGGTCTGCCCGCACCCGCCGTTGCTGGTACCCAGGGTCGGCGCCGGCGAGCCGGTCGCGGCCCGCCTTCCCGCGTTGGCCGCGATTGATCGCCTTCGGGCGGCGAACCCGGATGTTCTGGTAGTCGTTGGCGATGATCCGGACGCCCTCGCGACCGGCTTCAACGTCTACCCGCCGGCAGCGGTCGGCGACTTCCGTGGCTTCGGCGTCAACTACCAGGTCCCGCTCGGGCCGGTCCCGGCCGCCGGGGTGCCCGGTGCGGCTGGAGGCCTCAACTCCGTGGGGGAGGGCGACTCTGCCGAGGCCCCCAGATTGCCGTTGTCACTCGCGGTCGGCGCCTGGCTGCTCGCCGAGACGGGCTGGGAGATCGCTCGCTGGGGCCTGGGGGTCTCGGCGAAGACGGAGGCGACGCAGGCCGCCAGCCGGGGCGCCGAGCTGGTCGCGGGACCGGAACTCGTCGCGCTGCTCGTGATGGGCGACGGGAGCGCCCGCAGGACGGTCAAGGCCCCTGGCTCCCTGGACGAGCGAGCCGAACCCTGCGACGCGGTCGTCGAACGCGCGCTAGCGACGGTCGATCTCGACGCGCTGCTCGCTCTCGAACCGGGCCTCGCCGCCGACCTGCTGGTGGCCGGCCGCGCCCCGTGGCAGGTCCTCGCCGGCGCGGCGGCCGTCCCAGGAACGCCCACCTGGTCGGCGGACGTTTTGTACGCGGACGCCCCGTATGGGGTCGGGTATTTCGTCTGCCTGTGGGAACCGGGGGGTAGCGCGTGA
- the miaB gene encoding tRNA (N6-isopentenyl adenosine(37)-C2)-methylthiotransferase MiaB, whose protein sequence is MIGRSYQVRTFGCQMNVHDSERISGLLESAGYVPVPAGETPDLVVFNTCAVRENADNRLYGNLGHLYPTKRDNPGMQIAVGGCLAQKDRGTITRKAPWVDVVFGTHNLHRLPVLLERARHNSAAQVEIAEVLEVFPSTLPARRASHASAWVSISVGCDNTCTFCIVPSLRGKERDRRPGDVLAEVEALVADGAVEITLLGQNVNSYGRSFGDPAAFAKLLRACGRIEGLERVRFTSPHPRDFTDDVIVAMAETPNVCPSLHMPLQSGSDDVLRRMRRSYRRDRYLGIVERVRAALPDAAITTDVIVGFPGETERDFLDTLDVVGEARFSGAFTFQYSPRPGTPAATMDEQVPPAVVAERYGRLVALQDEVSLAENRAQVGRTVEVLLAEGEGRKDDATGRRSGRARDGRLVHLGPDANASARSGVTTSPAEEAAVLAELARLRPGDVATTMITYGAPHYLVAAGAPLTARATRAGDLWEADRAAPAGPARQSVSLGMPAIGTSAATGGRAHPAGETHAAGQSHEASQPHGDGHAGGCSTAGCGLPDAQAAQAGGAMVGSGTDTSVAASADGVAASASASASAR, encoded by the coding sequence GTGATTGGCCGTAGTTACCAGGTGCGCACGTTCGGGTGCCAGATGAACGTGCACGATTCAGAGCGGATCTCGGGTCTGCTCGAATCCGCCGGCTATGTCCCGGTGCCGGCCGGCGAGACGCCCGACCTTGTCGTGTTCAACACCTGTGCCGTCCGGGAGAACGCCGACAACCGGCTGTACGGGAACCTCGGCCATCTGTATCCGACGAAGCGCGACAACCCGGGCATGCAGATCGCCGTCGGCGGCTGCCTCGCGCAGAAGGACCGCGGCACGATCACTCGTAAGGCCCCGTGGGTGGACGTCGTCTTCGGCACCCACAACCTGCACCGCCTGCCGGTGCTGCTGGAGCGCGCCCGGCACAATTCCGCGGCCCAGGTCGAGATCGCCGAGGTTCTCGAGGTCTTTCCCAGCACGCTGCCGGCGCGGCGGGCCAGCCACGCGTCTGCCTGGGTGAGCATCAGCGTCGGCTGCGACAACACCTGCACGTTCTGCATCGTCCCGAGCCTGCGCGGCAAGGAACGCGACCGCCGGCCCGGGGACGTGCTCGCCGAGGTGGAGGCGCTGGTCGCCGACGGCGCCGTCGAGATCACGCTGCTCGGCCAGAACGTCAACTCCTACGGCCGTTCCTTCGGAGACCCGGCCGCCTTCGCCAAGCTGCTGCGGGCCTGCGGTCGGATCGAGGGCCTTGAGCGGGTCCGGTTCACCTCTCCGCACCCACGCGACTTCACCGACGACGTGATCGTCGCGATGGCCGAAACCCCGAACGTGTGCCCCAGCCTGCACATGCCCCTGCAGTCGGGCTCCGATGACGTGCTGCGCCGGATGCGGCGTTCGTATCGCCGGGACCGTTACCTCGGCATCGTCGAACGGGTCCGAGCCGCGCTTCCCGACGCCGCGATCACCACCGACGTCATCGTTGGCTTTCCGGGCGAGACCGAACGCGACTTCCTCGACACCCTCGACGTCGTCGGCGAGGCCCGCTTCTCCGGTGCGTTCACCTTCCAGTACTCGCCCCGGCCCGGCACCCCTGCCGCGACCATGGACGAGCAGGTCCCGCCCGCCGTCGTGGCCGAGCGCTACGGCCGGCTGGTCGCGCTCCAGGACGAGGTCTCCCTGGCGGAGAACCGGGCCCAGGTCGGGCGGACCGTCGAGGTCCTGCTGGCGGAGGGGGAGGGTCGCAAGGACGACGCCACCGGCCGCCGCTCGGGCCGAGCCCGGGACGGCCGGCTCGTCCACCTCGGGCCCGACGCCAACGCGTCCGCCCGCTCGGGCGTCACCACCTCGCCCGCCGAAGAGGCGGCGGTGCTCGCCGAACTGGCCCGGCTGCGTCCCGGCGACGTCGCCACCACCATGATCACCTACGGTGCGCCGCACTACCTGGTCGCCGCCGGTGCGCCGCTCACCGCCCGGGCCACCCGCGCCGGCGATCTCTGGGAGGCCGACCGGGCGGCGCCCGCGGGCCCGGCCCGCCAGTCGGTCAGCCTGGGCATGCCGGCCATCGGCACCTCGGCCGCCACCGGCGGTCGCGCCCACCCCGCTGGTGAGACGCACGCGGCAGGCCAGTCACACGAGGCAAGTCAGCCGCACGGCGACGGGCACGCAGGTGGCTGTTCGACAGCCGGTTGCGGTCTCCCGGACGCCCAGGCCGCCCAGGCTGGCGGTGCCATGGTCGGCTCCGGAACTGACACGTCTGTGGCCGCCTCGGCCGACGGCGTCGCGGCCTCGGCCTCGGCCTCGGCCTCGGCACGGTAA